The sequence below is a genomic window from Synechococcus sp. PCC 7335.
GCTTCCAAAAATGCTTTTTCATCATCTGAGAGATCGTTAACATGAAAGTTGACTATTTCCCCTCGCCTCAGCGCCTGATGAAATCTTAGGAAATCACCTTTTATCAAAAAGGTATCTTTTTCTGGGAAAGCATCGGGCGCAACCTTAACTGCGGGGATAACGCCCTCGCGACACCACTCTTCTAACAGTCTTGTTCCTAATTCATCCGAAGATTCTAGGAGAATATCTTGAGTAATGCCACAGCGATCACTTCCTACCGCCTCACCCAACAGCCGCGTCACCTCCGGCAATACCTCTGTAAAGTCCGCGCTACGCAGCAGCAAATTCGCCGCTTCTGCTACGCTGCCTAGTAAGCGCGATCGCTCCTGCGCGGCCTTATCTCGCCGCACCTGTGCCTGATAAATCGCACTGCCCACGCAAGAAGCTGCCGTCTTAAACACCGAAATCTCTGCTGCACTCAGTTGCTTTTCTTCATGGCAGTAGTCCATCGCAACGGTGCCCCAAAGCTGCCCTTCAATAAAGATAGGAACTGCGTAGGTAGAGAGTACGCCCAACGCGACTTGACCACTTCGAGCAGGTTCGGACAGCTCAGAGACGCTACTGCCAACCCACTCACCCTTCAATAATTGCTCAAACCAATCTTCAAAACCTTCAGCAGAGATTGTACTTAGATTGAGATCTTTAATTTGCGGTCTGATGCCTACTGCGTCCCACTCGTAAATGCCCTGCAATGCGCCAAGCGGATGTTCGTTGGGGTCGGGGATGTAGCGTAGTACGGAAAGGCGATCGCACTCTAAATTTTCTCCGATCGTTTGCAACGCGGCCTGCACGCTAGCCTCAATATCGCTGCTAGAAAGCAGTTCGTTGGCAGCGGCAGCAGTGGTTTCTAACCAGCGATCACGCGTTGTTAGCACCGCATTAGCAGCCTCTAGCTCTGCCGCCCGCGCCGCCCGCTCTCGCTCAATCAGCGCCATGCGTTCGGCTGCTTCCCGCGCCTTTCTATTGATATCTTGTTCTATTGCGCTGCCAATGCAGTTTGCCAGCGTCATCAGCGCTCCTAGCTCTGCCTCACTCCGGTGCGTCTCTTTGTGGCAATCATCTAAGGCCAAAGAGCCCCAATAGCAGCCCTTTATCATGACGGGAATACAATAGGTAGACTGTACGTGTAACTCCTTCTGACCGCTACGGAAGGGTTCTGCTAATTCATCAACAATGCCGCCAAAAATCTCTCCCTTCTTTAGATTTTCAACAACAAACTCTATCCCCTTATCGCTAATTTTTTCTAATTCAGGGTGTTTTATCTGCGCAGGTAAACCAAGCGTAACCTGCTCATACATTTCATGATGATAGCCATATGTTTGTTCTTCCGTTGGCCAAAAGTACTTCATTAAGCCAACTCGATCAACGTCTAGCCCTTCCCCTACAATCTTCAGCGCTCGGTTCACCGCCAGGTCGAAATCGCTCTCCGTGAGCATCACATTCGCCGCCGCTGCTGTTGCTTCTAGAATGCGATCTCTTTCTGCAAGCGCTTTGTTATGCGCTTCTACCACCGCTGCCCGATCTTGCCGCAGCCGGTCTTGAGCGATCGCACTCCCCACACAGTTGGCAGCCGTTTTGAGCGCATCGAGGGCATTCTGACTAAGCAGCTTCTTCTTACGGCAATGATCAATGCCAAAAACACCCCAGAACTGACCTTCGACAAAAATAGGAATGTTGTGGGTAGATTTGACATCTACTGGTGCCATCAGACTTCGAAAAGGTTCTGGTAGGTTGTCGATTAGCTCTCCAAAAGCTTCTCCTCTTAAGTTTGCTTCATACCAATGGTGTATGCCTATTTCATCCCACCAAAAGTCAGTCATATCTTCATGGTCACTGAGCTGAGCGCTAATGCCCTGCCTATTCCACTCATATAGAAAGCGTACAAATCCTGAAGTCTTCCCAGTTGGGTCATCGATCTGCTGGCCAACGGCAATGCGATCAAATCCTATGCTTTCCCCTAAAATTTGGAACGCGGCTATGACTGCAGTGTTGAAATCTTCTCCATTAAGCAAAACTGCAGAGGCTGCTGCCGTTGCCTCTAGGATGTGATCGCGTTCCGCCAGTGCGCGCTCATTCTCTTGCCGCTGCAAAGCTCCCGCAAAGCTCGCTGCCGCTGTCTCTAGCACCGCAATCTCTGTCTCGCCCCACACCCGCTCCGTGGTGCAATCGTCAAAGCCAATTACGCCCCAGAGTTGATTCTCTACTTCGATAGGGACGGTCAGTAGCGATAAGGCCTCATCTTTTTCCTGTAATGCCTGCGCGATGTTGGATAGTTCGCGAGCCAATGCCTGTATAGATTCTCCTTGCTGCCAGCGATCTAGCCAATCGCCAAAGACAGTGTAGGTCATTGGAAATCGTCCTGGACTATCGCTGCCTCTGACAACCCCCTCAGCCGTCCACTCATAAGGACACTCTGCAACGACCTCTTGACTTGCACTATCGACTTTGTTTTCGAGGATGTATATGCGATCTATATTTGCTGAAGTCGCGATCGCCTCTAAGGCCCCATTCACCGCCGCATCAAAATCCGCTACAGCCAGCAACTTGCGTGTTGCTTCCGCTACCCCGCTTAGTAGCTGACGTTGCCGCGATGCAAAAGTCTGTCTTGTTCCCTGGTGCGAGTTATGCTGCTGGTTCTGCTGAACTGTCGAAACCATAGGGAATTAGACCATCATCTCAATCGCATACCAAAATGCTAACGCAAAGCATAACAGCGCAGACCTGGCTATTTGGTAAGGATAGCTACTCGTCGCAAGTAGAAGGTTTCCAAACCTGGAAACAAAGCTGCCGATATTAGAGGGTTCAAAAAGCGTGATCAGATGAACCTCTCAACCGTTTGACTGCTGACGCAAGCGTTTCTTACTTTCGACGCTATTCGTGCCTAGCTGATTGTTGGGGTTTATCGTCCCGCTTAGGTAGTGAATAGCTGGATAGTGAGCAATCAGAACCGTGCGAGTGCCTTGCTCTAGCGGGTCAACTACCTGAGCTGGTTCCACGCTATGAAATACCTTATTGTCATGCCACAGCATTGCCTGCCCCGCCTCTAAGACAAACGGATCGATCAGCGATCGCGCTCCGTCCAAATCCGCATAGATCGCGCTCTTTGCCCCTGCAATATTGTGGCGATCCAAGCACACCAACATCGCCCGGTCCGCCCCATCCGAGTGAATACCCTGCCCGGTCAAACACTGGCCTTCATTCTCAGCCGTGATATGACTTTTCTGCACCTGAACTAGCACCGGCTCATTATCTGGAATATCGTAGGCCAGCTTAAACGCGTTCAGTACCTTTTTTGTCGCTGGCGACTCTATAAACTGTTTCGGCATTTCCCGATAGCAGCGCTTATAGCCACCCGAAAAATCATTGTATTGACTAGCTTGTAAAAAGCAGTGCGCCCGAATCTGAAACCAGTCTCCATTTAGGCACAAAACGTAAGCCACATTTTTGGTGCGAGTCGTAAAATAGTCTGAGCTTGGATCTTGCCCAAGTTCGCCGCTCGATGCGATTAGCTCTGATGTCTCAGCATCGCTCAAAAGAGGCATCAGAGTCGCAACTTCCTCTAAAGTAGATGTTTGTTCTTGCGTCTTCATGGAAAATCTCTTACTAAATTTGATCGGGTATGCACACATCGCGTCTTAACTGTTGTCCCTTAGCCGTTGTATCTGTTATTTCTTAGCTCTTATCTCTTTGATCGCGGTTATACAGCACAACCTCATGCAGGGTAACGTTGCCATCTCCGTTGAGATCTGCAACCGGATTGCCCAGAGACACCTGAGCAGCGCTAGCCGCTGTAGTCAACACACCGACGGAAGCCAATACCGTTAAAGCAGATATCACAAACCGTTTCATCATCAATAACCTCAAAGTCCAAAAGTTCAATTAGGGCGTAAACCCAACCGGCTTGATTGGTTCGCTGCCCTCTATAGTTCTTATAGTGAGCGAAGTCCCTGAACCTCGGCACATAGCGGCCTAAGCTAGCGCTGAGACTTTTCTGTGAAAATACTTATCTGGGCTACCAGCCAAAAAAAGCGCCCCTCAGCTTGGATATCTAAGGCACACTTTTGTTTTCGCAGCTTGTTTTCGCCAGATTGTTCTTGGCAGCTTGTTTTCGCCAGATTGTTCTTTACGGATTAATTACAGCCGCCTACATACATTGAGGCAGCTTCTTCCTCGTCTATAGATGAATATCGAGTTTGTTTGCTTTTTTGTACAAACGACTCGTACAGGTCTACTAGCTCAAGGCTACCGATGACCAAAGGCGATCGCTGGTGAATAGACTCTATAGGTAAATCAAGAATGCGATCGCATCCAGTACTGGCCTTGCCACCCGCTTGCTCTACGACAAAAGCTAAGGGCGCATTCTCGTAGAGCAGCCGTAGCTTGCCATCTTGTTGATCTTGCGTACCGGGATAGAAGTATACTCCGCCTTCTAGCAAACAGCGATGCACATCTGCGACCAATGCACCGCTATAGCGCAAAGAGTAGGAAGAGTCGGTAGTGCGATCGCCCAAATAATCAACAAACGATTGGACTCGGGTGCCCCAATCTTGGTAGTAGCTGAGGTTAGCGCTGTAAAGCTTACCGTCTTCTGGGCAGCGAATATTTTCGTGAGAAAGAATAAATTCGCCTAGCGTCGGATCAAGCGTAAAGCCATCAACGCGATCGCCCGTGCTATAGACCAGCACCGTACTGGTGCCATACAAAACATAGCCAGCAGCTACCAGCTTGTTCCCCGGCTGAAGCGCATCTGCTTCACTGCCACACCTACCCCCAGTCGTTCGACGATAAATGCCAAAAATAGTGCCGACAGCAGCGCTGCTCTCTGTGTTAGACGATCCATCTAGCGGATCAGTACACAAGATATATTGAGCTTCGCTACCGCACTCTACAAGCTGCACCTGGTCAAGTTCTTCAGAGGCGATCGCCGCGACCAGTCCAGTCTCAGAAAAAGCTGACACCACGACTTCGTTGCTAAAGACATCTAGTTTCTTTTGCGCGTCGCCGGTCGCGTTTTTTTCGCCGACTAGACCTAGCTTTCCGACCAGAGCTGCCCGAGAAATCTCCCGGGTGAGTACCTTGGCGACAAACCCCATCCGAGTCAATAGAATAGATAGCTCAATCGGATGCTTAGACTCGCGCTGTTGTTGCCATAGGTGATGATTGAGAGTTGTTGCTGTTGCAATCATGATATGTTCACTGGGTGAAAGTATTCTCGGATTCTTTTGTTCTTGGATTCGGTAATTCTAAAATTCTGAAATTCTCAAACGCTACGGTTCTCGGGCTGCATGATTCCTTACCCCTATGCCAGCTCTCTATGCCAGCTCTCTATGTCAGCTTAATGACCAGCTCAATGAATCTGCCAGCTAGAACTCAGCTAGATTCGCCAGGATCGGCCATCTTGAGCGAGTAAATCATCAGCCGCTTTTGGTCCCCAGCTCCCCGCTGGATAATTAGGGAAGTCTCTAGCGGGCACCGCCTGCCACACGTCTAAGATCGGCGTCACTACCTGCCACCCTAGCTCTACATTGTCCGAACGCTGAAAGAGCGTCGCATCACCGGTCATGCAATCATAAAGTAGCGTTTCGTAGCCGGTTGTTGGCGATGCATTAAAGTAATCGGCATAGCAAAAGCTCATCTTCACGCTGCCCATCTGTACCTTTGGCCCCGGCACTTTTGCACCAAACTGCAGACTAATTCCTTCATTTGGCTGAATGCGAATCACCAAGAAATTAGGCACCAGTTCGTCCATAGACGTCTCCCGGAACAGCAGCGACGGCACCTGTTTGAACTGAATGGCTACCTCACTGACGCGCTCTGGCAGATGTTTGCCTGTGCGCAGATAAAACGGCACGCTCGCCCAGCGCCAGTTATCGATACTTAGCTTCATCGCCACGAAGGTCTCTGTCTGAGAATCAGCCGCAACTTTAGGCTCCGAGCGATAGGCTACTTGCTGTTCGCGCTGATCAGCGTCTACCTTTCCCTGGCCTGCACCATACTGACCTCTCACCACGTTGCGTAAGACATCTTCTGCGCTTAACGGCTCAATCGCCCGAAGCACCTTAGACTTTTCATCGCGTACCGCGTCCGCCGCGAAAGACACCGGCGGTTCCATTGCTACCATCGCCAGTAGCTGAAATAAATGATTTTGAATCATGTCTCTAAGCGCGCCAGACTCATCATAGTAGCCGCCTCGCGCTTCTACACCCACCTGTTCGGCCACCGTAATTTGAACGTGGTCTATATAGCGATGGTTCCAAACCGGCTCGAATAGACCATTGCCAAACCGAAATATCAGAATATTTTGGACTGTCTCTTTGCCTAGATAATGGTCAATCCGATAGATTTGTTTCTCTTTGAGCACTAGGCCAATATCTCGATTGAGCTTTTGAGCAGAAGCCAAATCGCGGCCAAACGGCTTCTCAAAGATCACCCTACGCCACTGTTCTTTTGCTTTGGGTTCGCTGTTTTTACCCTCTTTTGAGTCGCTGCTATCTAGCTCAGTCTCCTGCGCCAGGTTTGCCTCACCTAGCCGTCTAGTAATCTCTTCAAAGAAGCTAGGCGCAGTTGCTAGATAGTGAAGATAGTTACCCGAAGTCCCCTGAGTTTGATCGATATGCGCTAATAGCTCGCCCAACTCCTGATAGGTCTCGGGCGATTTAAAGTTTCCAGCTAGATAATGTAGGCGATCGCCTAGCCAGTCTAGTAGCGTCTCATCTATATCCCTTGTTGCAAATTCTCTGAGCGCATCTAAAATCTTGCCTTTAAACGTTTCGAGCGGTGCCTCGGTTCGGCCAATTCCGACAATTGCAAATTGTGCTGGTAGTAGGTTCTGCTCGACTAGGTTGTAGAGTGCTGGAATCAGCTTACGCTTAGTCAGATCGCCCGTAGCCCCGAAGATAACAATAATACAAGGGCCAACTGCTCGAATATGACCCTGTAACTCGCGATTCGAGTCAGCAGCAGATGTCACAGACCCGTTGGCAGGAGTATCCAAACTTGGATCTGAAGCAATATTTGAAGCAGGATCCGCAGAAATAACAGAAGCCATACCCTATCTCGCGCCCCCGATGTGTCCATCTTGTACCAAGTAGCCGCTGACATTAGCCCCCACCTGACCTAAGCTAGCCCGTTCAAATTGCATGGGAAAAACTCCTTGCTGCTATCACAGCGAGAAAAATCTTGAGGTTGAAGCGTATTGATCTCGATCTAGTCAGTTGATCTAGTAAGACTTATAGCAACCATGCTGGGGGGTATCGATTAGGCAATGGTGAGAACACTATGAACAAGCTGTTAGTTGATTACATTGCAAATGAATCGTTCATTACGCCATGCCGATGCAAACTGTAGGTGGATAATCCAAAGGAGAATAACTAAAAAGTTCTTTCTTCGTAAGCTATCTTCTAAAAATTTTTCTACTTTTTACAATACAGTCATCAGAAGTGTTTAGATAGGCTCTCTCAAGATATAGCCGACGCTGCGAATTGTGTGAATAACCCTATCTTCAGGAGACGTCTCTAGCTTGTTGCGCAAATAACGAATATAAACCTCAATGATGTTGGAGCTGCCTGTATATTCGTAGCCCCAGACGCTCTCTAGAATCTGGCTGCGGGTGAGTACTTGAAAGTAGTGTTCCATCAGGTACTCTAGCAAATTAAATTCTGTTGCAGTCAGCCGAATCAAGCGACCGTATCGAAACACCTCGCGGGTGTCGCGATTGAGCACAATATCGCAGCAGCGTAAAACTGAGACTCTAGATTGGTCGCGATCGCGATAGCTTGAGTTAGCTTTTACCCTAGCGATGAATTCTTCTTTGACAATTGGCATAGAGAGACAATCATCAGCACCCGCTTTTAGGGCTGCAATTCGATCTTGCGGGTTATCTTCTTCAGTAAGTAAGATAATGGCGCCTTCACAGCGGTTGGTACGCAGGCGATCGCATATCTCAAGGGCCGACAGCCGAGGGGGGGACCAGCTCATCACGACCAGATCAGGCTTCATTCGATTCACCGCTAGCAGACCGCGTATCCCGTCGTGAATGACACTGACCTGATAGCCTTCGCTAGCTAGCTCTATCTGTAGCGTTTCGGCCAGCTCTACATCATCGGAGATCAGCATAATGTATTTTCGCCTACCCGTTTGAGAGGACGGTTGAATGTTGTCTTTTAGTCTGTGCGGCGAATCATAAACCATAGCTTTTTCTTTCTTTGCAGGAAATTTTCAAAGAGAGTTAGAGTAGATTGATTGAACTAAAGGTGTGTAATGGTCTTAGTTGAATGGTGTTGAATGGTAAGTAGTGTTTAGATTTCACCACTACCAAGCGCTACAAACACCAGTTTGATAAAGCAGTACTTCGCAGTCTGCTGTGAGCGCGACTGTCTCCTCAAGTATGTACTTGACAGATTGCTATATAAACAATTCCGCTGCTGTAGCTTTAACTTCAGTAGCAACACGGTTGAGTTAATATAGCTATCCTAAGGAAGTAATCGTCGCTAGGCGCCTAGTAGCAAGGCTAAATTATGCTCAGACGCTTAGCAGGGAACTAGATAAGCAAAAGGATATAAGCGCTACCCCTAGCAGTAGTAGGCAGACAACCTATCCAATGAGTCGGGTACAGTAAGTCGGGAACTCTATCAATGACTATTTGCTTAGCCGGTGTAGGATTAGTCAAGGGAAAATCATGCTTGCCTCACATGTTCGCGTGATAGATAGCGCTGCCTAGGCAAGTCGCTGCCGTCTTGAATACGGACAGCTCAGCTAAGCTTAGCTGCTTAGTTTTATGACAGTAATCAATAGCAACAATTCCCCAAAGTGCACCCTCTACAAAAACAGGCACCGAATAGGTAGATTTTATCTCTAGCTGCTTTTGAGCCGGCCACATGGGTTCAGAAAAGTCGGTTGCCCCACTGCTCACCGATTGACCGGCTAAAAATTTTAAAAACCGTTCCTCTAGCCCCTCAGCAGAGATTGTACTAGGCCCAAGCCTGTCGATCTGCGATCGAATGTCTGGAGCGTCCCATTCGTACAGCGATTGCATTGCCCCTAATGGGTGGGAATCATTGGTGGAGAGATAGCGCATTATCAAAAGGCGATCGCACTCTAGATTTTCTCCGATAATTGCTAGGGCTGAGTCAACACTGGTCGCTATATCTGTCACTGAAAGTAGCTCGTTGGCGACGGCTGTAATTTCTAGCCAGCGATCACAGGCGCTTAAGCTTGCATTAGCAGCTTCTAGCTCAGCGGTTCTAGCGACCCGCTCACGCACAATGAGCATTTCTCGTTCGACCGCTTCGCGGGCTCTTCGAGTGCGATCACGCTCAATAGAATTTCCTATCGCCGTCGCAGCCGTCTCAAGAATAGCAACTTCGGCATCGGCCCACACCCGCTCTTCATTGCAGTCATCAAAGCCAAGCAGGCCCCACCATACGCCAGCAACGTTGATGGGGATACCCAGAAGCGATTTGGCCTGCCCTACAGGGCGATCTTCAGAGGCGATACCGTCTAGCTCGCGAGCAAAGAACTGAATAGCCTGTCCTGCTTTTAGAGAGGCTGATAGGCGATCAGGAAAAGCGCTTACAGAGACAGGGAACTTAGCCCCAGAGGTTATCTTTCTAGGAACAGAGGGCAATTTCCATTCAGCGTGGAGGTTAAAGAGGAGTTCGCCGGTATCGCTGTGATGAGAGTTGCGAAGGATGTAGACGCGGCACTGATGAATACTTTCACCGATGATTTGCAAAGTTGCAGGAAAGGCAAGCGCAAGATCGTCATTGGCAATCAGGCACTGGGTAACGGTATTGACGCATCGAAGTAGGCGATCATGAGCGTGCAGCTCTTGGTTGTAGGTCGCTAATGTGGTAGTACGGCCTGTAGCTACGGCTTCGCGAGCGCTATGTGCCCTCTCTCTGACAATCGCACTGCCGATAAAGGCTACCGCAATCTGTAGCATTGCGATTTCGGCTTCATCCCATATTTTCTCGCTCATACAGTTATCAAATTCAAAGCTGCCCCAATATGTCTCGCCGACGAAGATTGGGATTCTAAGCACCAAAAGGGTATTCTCTCCTTCCTGGTTGGATTGCTCTGACTTTGACTTTCTCCTGATTAACTTTTGCACAGAACAACCAGCCTGTAGTTCAGCAAGCCATTCCTTAGATCCTGCTATATCATCGTAGAACTCACAAAATTGAGCAGATGTCTCTTGGATTTCTTTCAGTTTTACAACTGGCCACTCATAAGGACAAGTCGAAGATTCGTTCTGGCTTTGGCTCCTAGATCTAGCATGATGCTCGTAGACAGCTATGTGATCGATATTCGCAGCGTGGGCGATCGCCCCTAGCGCACCGTCAACAGCCTGATCAAAGTTTTCTACTGCCAGCAGCCTTCGCGCCGCCTCAGCAACACCATTCAGCAGCTTGTTCTGAAAAGAAAGAGCCTGCTGTTCAGTAGGTTGTTGGTTGTGCTGGATCTTTGTAACCATAAGAAAATAACTTTTTATACTGCGGACTACTAAGATGCTGAGCTGAGTATAAGTTCTAAAAGTATACGAAACGACTAAGAACAAATTATGAGAGCTTGAATAGAAAAGACTGAAATATCTATTCTTGGGGGTACCATGCATCTGAACTATTGCCATAGCGAGCAGCCGAGGCAGCAGTGGCATTCCGCCTGCTATACAACCCCGCTATACAACTAGGTAGCGTGAACTCCCGAGACGTTGCTGATAGCTTTATAATCAGCTATATTTAGACACTCAGACAAAAGGGACAAAAGCTTTCTACCTTCGCAGAATCATAAGCTAAAACTTTTTCTGTAACCAGTAGCAAATAGTCTACTAAATAGTCGTATTTTGAGGCTTATCTATGAAGGCTCTCTTGAAAGAACTCTTTACAAGGTCTAAACCTAGATGGCCTAAGCCACGATACGACGAGACAATACAACCGCATTTCCTATTCATCATTACTCCACCAAATTCTGGTTCAACAACGATAGCGAAGTTATTGAACTCGAGTCCTAGAACGATGATTCTGAAAGAGAATGGAGAAGGGCAATGGCTAGTGCCTGGGTTGTGCGAGCAAGATCGCTGGAATCCAGATAAAGCAGTGAATTATGAATCCGTAAAAGCAGTGTGGCTCAGCACATTTCAACAGAAAAAGAGAATAGAACCGTATATTGACGTTGTTATAGAGAAAAGTCCTCCCAATCTAATTAGGCTTAAGGAGCTGTCTTCACAGTTTGTTGATTGTTCCTTTGTAGCTAACAATAGAAATCCGTATGCAAACTGCGCGAGCATCCTATATCGCCGTCATGATCCTGAAAATATTAGCTCAACACAACGCAAGTTAGTGCTTGAACAATTAGCACAAGATTGGTTGACAAGAAGTTACAAACTAAGAGAGCTAATCATAGAAAACAATATTCCGCTGTTGACCTATGAGAATTTTTGCCACAATCCTTCTTCAATGTTAGAAGTACTGAAACTTCCTGATGGTATAGCTGACACGATCAACTTCAAAGCAAACATAAAGGTAAAGGACTATGAAGACCAACCTATCTCTAATCAAAACGAACGGCAGATATCAAAACTAACGGACGAGGATTTAGCGTGTGTTAGTCACAAATTAAAGTCTGACACTGAGCTGATAGGTTTCTTTGGCTATGAAGTGATGAATTAGCATACAACAAAGTGTCATAAAAGTGTCATATTAGCGCCATTTCAGCTACGTTTGACTGCTGCTA
It includes:
- a CDS encoding sulfotransferase translates to MKALLKELFTRSKPRWPKPRYDETIQPHFLFIITPPNSGSTTIAKLLNSSPRTMILKENGEGQWLVPGLCEQDRWNPDKAVNYESVKAVWLSTFQQKKRIEPYIDVVIEKSPPNLIRLKELSSQFVDCSFVANNRNPYANCASILYRRHDPENISSTQRKLVLEQLAQDWLTRSYKLRELIIENNIPLLTYENFCHNPSSMLEVLKLPDGIADTINFKANIKVKDYEDQPISNQNERQISKLTDEDLACVSHKLKSDTELIGFFGYEVMN